In one Winogradskyella sp. MH6 genomic region, the following are encoded:
- a CDS encoding tagaturonate reductase, whose protein sequence is MSVTIDNKLNRSNLGLEERLPIKVIQFGEGNFLRAFVDYAIQQLNKSADFNAGVAVVQPIDRGMVDMLNDQDGLYTLFLKGIQKGEEIQTKELITNIVKGINPYADFQQYLDLAKEEELQFIISNTTEAGIAYVESDTMEMQPPSSFPAKLTMLLHKRFQHFNGASDKALTIIPCELINYNSDTLKEIILKYCADWNLEEGFKTWLTEHCSFHNTLVDRIVPGYPKDQIEEYNAQLDYKDNLIVSAETFLLWVIEGGDDLKAKLPFDKTDLDVKIVKDMQPYRTRKVRILNGAHTSMVPFSLLYGNETVKETVDNEFTGAFVNSAIFDEINHVLPMDKAELDSFAEEILDRFRNPFIKHKLADIALNSISKFKVRVLPSLLEYNEKFQKLPAHLTFAFACLIRFYKGEWHGKALPIKDSEDIVNAFKTIWASNDYKSVASATLEKTDFWGEDLTKVNNLVETIEVALEEIDANGVEQGLKNFKDKI, encoded by the coding sequence ATGTCAGTAACGATAGACAATAAATTAAATAGATCAAACTTAGGATTAGAAGAAAGATTACCTATAAAAGTTATACAGTTTGGTGAAGGTAATTTCCTTAGAGCATTTGTAGATTATGCTATTCAGCAATTAAACAAGTCAGCAGATTTCAATGCAGGCGTAGCTGTTGTGCAGCCGATTGATAGAGGTATGGTTGATATGTTGAATGATCAAGACGGACTGTATACCTTGTTTTTGAAGGGTATTCAAAAAGGGGAAGAAATTCAGACTAAAGAACTTATTACCAATATTGTTAAAGGTATCAATCCTTATGCGGATTTTCAGCAGTATTTAGATTTAGCAAAAGAAGAAGAATTACAATTTATTATATCTAATACAACTGAAGCAGGTATAGCTTATGTAGAAAGTGATACTATGGAAATGCAGCCACCAAGCTCGTTTCCTGCTAAGCTGACAATGTTATTACATAAGCGTTTTCAGCATTTTAATGGTGCTTCAGATAAAGCATTGACAATTATTCCTTGCGAGTTGATTAATTACAACTCAGATACTTTAAAAGAAATTATTTTAAAATATTGTGCAGATTGGAATCTTGAAGAAGGCTTTAAAACATGGTTAACTGAACACTGTTCGTTCCACAATACATTGGTAGATCGTATTGTTCCTGGCTACCCAAAAGATCAAATTGAAGAATACAACGCGCAGTTAGATTATAAAGACAATTTAATCGTTTCAGCGGAAACCTTTTTACTTTGGGTTATTGAAGGAGGTGATGACTTAAAAGCAAAACTACCTTTTGATAAGACTGATCTAGATGTAAAAATCGTTAAGGATATGCAGCCTTATCGTACCAGAAAAGTACGTATTTTAAATGGTGCGCATACTTCTATGGTACCATTTTCATTGCTTTATGGGAATGAAACAGTAAAAGAAACTGTTGATAATGAATTTACAGGAGCTTTTGTAAACAGTGCAATTTTTGATGAAATCAATCACGTGTTACCAATGGATAAAGCAGAATTAGATAGTTTTGCTGAAGAAATTCTAGACCGTTTTAGAAATCCATTCATCAAGCATAAATTAGCTGATATCGCTTTAAATTCTATTTCAAAATTTAAGGTAAGAGTACTACCAAGTTTGTTAGAGTATAACGAGAAATTTCAAAAGTTACCAGCGCATTTAACATTTGCTTTCGCGTGTTTAATTCGATTCTATAAAGGAGAATGGCATGGTAAAGCATTGCCTATAAAAGATAGTGAAGACATTGTAAATGCATTCAAAACAATTTGGGCTAGTAATGACTATAAAAGTGTTGCAAGCGCTACACTTGAAAAGACTGATTTTTGGGGTGAAGACCTTACAAAAGTCAATAACCTTGTTGAAACTATAGAAGTAGCTCTAGAAGAAATTGATGCTAATGGAGTTGAGCAAGGTTTGAAAAACTTTAAGGATAAAATTTAA
- a CDS encoding UxaA family hydrolase: MQKKLIKVHPSDNVAVALENLKAGEVVTFEGQDIKVVSDVKAKHKIALTDLQSGDKIIMYGVLVGKANTPIMLGDVLTINNVKHESAKVTQKTDTTGWSAPNVDKWKDKTFMGYHREDGQVGTANTWLFFPLVFCENRNIELLKDIFEKELLTQKSNSHRMLLRSLVNEGDGNTAVEPEQTTNVFDNIEVKFITHPGGCGGIRQDSESLARLLAGYVKNPNVAGATVLSLGCQNLQIDIFNKALEAISPNNKKPVLMYEQQQMGTVDEMLTAIIKNSFEAIKEANKIERQPAPLSKLKIGLECGGSDGFSGISANPTLGYTSDMLVALGGTAILAEFPELCGVEQELVNRCVEEDKANKFLGLMQAFEKSVVDAGSGFDMNPSPGNIKDGLITDAMKSAGAAKKGGTSPVVDVLDYGEYVTSPGLNLLCTPGNDVESTTAMVGSGANIVLFTTGLGTPTGNPITPVIKVSSNSELAAKMSDIIDVDTGDVIKGEKTIEEMAETMLQYIIDVASGTIKSKASILNQDDFIPWKRGVSL; this comes from the coding sequence ATGCAAAAGAAATTAATAAAAGTACATCCAAGTGATAATGTTGCAGTTGCTTTAGAAAACCTAAAAGCAGGTGAAGTTGTAACATTCGAAGGACAAGATATAAAGGTTGTTTCAGATGTTAAGGCAAAGCATAAGATAGCCCTTACTGATTTGCAATCTGGAGACAAAATCATTATGTACGGTGTTTTGGTTGGTAAAGCTAATACACCTATTATGCTCGGTGATGTTTTAACCATAAACAATGTAAAACACGAAAGTGCCAAAGTCACTCAGAAAACAGATACTACAGGTTGGTCAGCACCAAATGTAGACAAGTGGAAAGACAAAACATTCATGGGTTATCACAGAGAAGATGGACAAGTTGGTACTGCCAATACGTGGTTATTCTTTCCTTTGGTTTTTTGTGAAAACAGAAACATTGAGTTATTAAAAGATATTTTTGAAAAAGAACTATTGACTCAAAAGTCTAATAGCCACAGAATGTTATTACGTTCGTTGGTTAATGAAGGAGATGGAAATACTGCGGTTGAACCAGAACAAACCACAAATGTTTTTGATAATATTGAAGTGAAATTCATTACGCATCCTGGAGGCTGTGGTGGTATTCGTCAAGATTCTGAAAGTTTAGCACGTTTGTTAGCTGGTTATGTGAAAAATCCTAATGTAGCAGGTGCAACAGTATTGAGTTTGGGGTGTCAAAATCTTCAGATTGATATCTTCAATAAAGCATTAGAGGCAATTAGCCCAAACAACAAAAAACCAGTGTTGATGTACGAACAGCAACAAATGGGTACTGTTGATGAAATGCTAACGGCTATCATTAAAAATTCTTTTGAAGCCATCAAAGAGGCTAATAAAATAGAAAGACAACCAGCTCCATTGTCTAAACTTAAAATAGGTTTAGAATGTGGTGGTTCAGATGGCTTTTCAGGTATTTCAGCAAATCCAACCTTGGGTTATACTTCAGATATGTTAGTAGCACTTGGTGGAACGGCAATTTTAGCTGAATTTCCAGAGCTTTGTGGTGTAGAGCAGGAGTTGGTAAACAGATGTGTAGAAGAGGACAAAGCGAACAAGTTTTTAGGCTTAATGCAAGCCTTTGAAAAATCTGTTGTAGATGCTGGTTCTGGTTTTGATATGAACCCTTCTCCAGGAAACATCAAAGACGGATTAATTACAGACGCTATGAAATCTGCTGGTGCAGCTAAAAAAGGTGGAACATCACCAGTTGTAGATGTTTTGGATTATGGCGAATATGTGACTAGTCCTGGACTTAACTTATTGTGCACACCAGGAAATGATGTGGAAAGTACTACAGCTATGGTAGGTTCTGGAGCAAACATTGTGTTGTTTACAACAGGTTTGGGAACACCAACAGGAAATCCAATTACACCAGTAATAAAAGTATCATCAAACTCTGAATTAGCAGCAAAAATGAGTGATATCATTGATGTTGATACTGGCGATGTAATCAAAGGTGAAAAGACAATAGAGGAAATGGCAGAAACGATGCTTCAATATATTATTGATGTGGCTAGTGGCACCATAAAATCTAAAGCAAGTATTTTAAATCAAGACGATTTTATTCCTTGGAAACGTGGTGTGTCTTTATAA
- a CDS encoding LacI family DNA-binding transcriptional regulator: MKKKTTIYDIAKEVGLTAATVSRALNNNPKISEKTRKLVQETAQKMNYEQNTLARALKSGKSYNVGVIVPRMDSNFFASVIRGIEEELYPKGYHVIVCQTHDQENQEAGNINSLLNAQVDGILMSISNAKTKNKIFDNIAHKKVPLIFFDRKKEIPGVSSVTIDDFNGAYQATKHLIEQGCKRIAHLSNNRSLEIFKNRYLGYKQAILDHGLEFDESLVIETFSKVIEGRKTTKKLLKMANPPDAIFSSSDFSALGAIQEIKEQGLRIPEDISVVGFSNEPFTKFMELSITSVDQSPIEMGRIAAKVFLKEVDNKEPKKESEKIVLQPELVIRDSSLKIKSEASA; encoded by the coding sequence ATGAAGAAAAAGACTACTATTTACGATATAGCCAAAGAGGTTGGACTTACCGCTGCAACTGTATCTAGAGCTCTAAATAACAACCCAAAAATTAGTGAGAAGACACGAAAGTTAGTTCAAGAAACTGCTCAAAAAATGAACTATGAGCAAAATACACTTGCTAGAGCGTTAAAGAGCGGAAAAAGTTATAACGTCGGTGTTATTGTACCTCGTATGGACAGTAACTTCTTTGCTTCAGTAATCAGAGGCATAGAGGAAGAATTATATCCTAAAGGCTATCACGTTATTGTTTGCCAAACACATGACCAAGAAAATCAAGAAGCAGGTAATATAAACTCCTTATTGAATGCGCAAGTTGACGGTATTTTAATGTCCATTTCCAATGCCAAAACAAAAAATAAAATTTTTGACAACATTGCTCATAAAAAAGTGCCGCTAATTTTCTTTGATAGAAAAAAAGAAATCCCAGGTGTAAGCTCTGTTACTATTGATGACTTTAATGGCGCATATCAAGCCACAAAACACCTTATTGAACAAGGTTGTAAGCGTATTGCTCACCTATCTAACAATCGTTCTTTAGAAATCTTTAAAAATCGTTATCTTGGTTATAAACAAGCCATATTAGATCATGGTTTAGAATTTGATGAAAGTCTAGTTATAGAAACCTTCAGTAAGGTCATTGAGGGTAGAAAAACCACAAAGAAGTTGTTGAAAATGGCTAACCCACCTGATGCTATATTTTCTTCATCAGATTTTAGTGCGCTTGGTGCCATCCAAGAAATAAAAGAGCAAGGTTTAAGGATACCTGAAGACATAAGCGTTGTAGGATTCAGTAACGAGCCTTTTACAAAATTTATGGAACTCTCTATTACCTCAGTTGATCAGTCTCCAATAGAAATGGGTAGAATTGCCGCTAAAGTATTTCTTAAAGAAGTTGACAACAAAGAACCAAAAAAAGAAAGTGAGAAAATAGTACTTCAGCCAGAACTCGTTATTAGAGACTCTTCGCTTAAAATAAAAAGTGAAGCTTCTGCGTAA
- a CDS encoding Ig-like domain-containing protein: MKKFNITIWQFLMIIALLSTYSCSSDSSSNEPSSFVEVESISILGNTITDGGTSQLSVTVTPSNATDTSVTWSVSNSSVATISNSGLLTAISNGSVTVRATAQDGSGIFGEQIFEISGVGNPVNGTVVETSQQILAAIASANPGENIYVRGGDYIFNSTIHISSDGSNANLISLLAYPSDTERPRFNFSSMSENSSNRGIELSGDYWHIKGIDVYAAGDNGLHISGSNNTIEFCTFSENKDSGLQIDGGGSNNIVLNCDSYYNADSSLENADGFACKLNAGSNNKFIGCRAWQNLDDGWDGYLRDTDNITTTYENCWAFKNGYLMNGSVGAGDGNGFKTGGSDDKTLKHNAVYTNCIAAGNVYDGFDHNSNRGEIEIYNCSAYSNGRNISFSSTNIAQFLLIKNTFSFDGNNNDGFSATTTDITSNGWQNGITTNASDFIAVDIDLLASPRNEDGSLPDINFLKLVSGSDLIDAGEDVGLPFNGSAPDIGAFEFE, translated from the coding sequence ATGAAAAAATTTAACATTACCATATGGCAATTTTTAATGATTATTGCTTTATTATCAACTTACAGTTGCAGCAGTGATAGTTCATCAAATGAACCTTCATCATTTGTTGAGGTAGAATCTATATCTATATTAGGAAATACAATTACAGATGGTGGTACAAGTCAACTATCTGTAACGGTTACACCCAGTAATGCAACTGACACTTCGGTAACATGGTCCGTTTCTAATAGTAGTGTAGCTACAATTTCCAATTCAGGATTATTAACGGCAATTTCCAATGGTTCGGTAACCGTTAGAGCAACAGCACAAGATGGTTCTGGTATTTTTGGGGAGCAGATTTTTGAGATTTCTGGAGTTGGCAATCCGGTTAACGGAACAGTTGTAGAAACGTCGCAACAAATTTTAGCAGCAATAGCCTCTGCCAATCCTGGAGAAAATATCTATGTTAGAGGTGGTGATTATATTTTCAATTCTACGATACATATTTCAAGTGATGGTTCTAATGCGAATTTAATTTCACTTTTAGCATATCCATCCGATACCGAAAGACCTCGATTTAACTTCTCTTCTATGTCTGAAAACTCATCTAACAGAGGGATTGAGCTTTCAGGTGATTATTGGCATATTAAAGGCATTGATGTCTATGCAGCAGGAGATAATGGTTTACACATATCAGGAAGCAATAACACTATAGAGTTTTGCACGTTTAGCGAAAATAAAGACTCCGGATTACAGATTGATGGAGGAGGAAGTAACAATATTGTTCTGAATTGTGATTCTTATTATAATGCCGATTCTTCTTTGGAAAATGCCGATGGTTTTGCCTGTAAGTTAAATGCAGGTTCTAATAATAAATTTATAGGTTGTAGAGCTTGGCAAAACCTTGATGATGGTTGGGATGGTTATTTAAGAGATACCGACAATATTACGACTACTTACGAAAACTGTTGGGCTTTTAAAAATGGCTATTTAATGAATGGTAGTGTAGGAGCAGGTGATGGTAATGGCTTTAAAACAGGTGGAAGTGATGATAAAACATTAAAACATAATGCTGTTTATACCAATTGTATTGCTGCTGGTAATGTTTATGACGGGTTTGACCATAATAGTAATCGTGGTGAAATAGAAATCTATAACTGTTCCGCTTACAGCAATGGCAGAAATATTAGTTTTAGTTCTACCAATATTGCTCAATTTTTATTGATAAAGAACACATTTTCGTTTGATGGTAACAATAATGATGGATTTTCTGCAACGACCACAGACATTACAAGCAATGGCTGGCAAAATGGAATTACAACCAATGCGTCAGATTTTATAGCTGTAGATATCGATTTGCTAGCCTCTCCAAGAAACGAAGATGGAAGCTTACCTGATATTAATTTCTTAAAGCTCGTATCAGGAAGTGATTTGATTGATGCAGGCGAAGATGTAGGTCTTCCTTTTAATGGGTCGGCTCCAGATATAGGTGCTTTTGAGTTTGAATAA
- a CDS encoding pectate lyase family protein — translation MKNKALILLFNLLSFLGISAQQIAFPTAEGFGQHATGGRGGFIYKVTNLNDSGEGSLRKGILKKGARIIVFDVSGTIELQSKLDINKGDLTILGQTAPCGGITLKGYPVTIKSNNVIIRYLRFRMGDINAIEGDALGCRDTENVIIDHCSISWGTDENASFYNNKNFTFQWNIVSEALNRSVHKKGAHGYGGIWGGVNTSFHHNLIANNNSRNPRFSGSKTTENSENEFVDFRNNVIYNWGENNIYGGEKGTYNIVNNYFKSGPATTSSKLDRIVSPSEPYGKFYVDGNYVYNYEDITENNWDGGVQCNNPELAKLETSIDISNNISTSNAETAFNKVLKSSGASYSRDKVDKRLVKNVKKGKVSYKDGIIDSQNNVGSWPKIKSKEALKDSDGDGIPDKWERKLKLNKNKEDAHLNTLNENYSNIEVYANMLVDEM, via the coding sequence ATGAAAAATAAAGCCTTAATATTACTATTTAACCTTTTATCCTTTTTAGGGATTTCAGCTCAGCAAATAGCGTTTCCTACTGCTGAAGGTTTTGGGCAACATGCAACTGGCGGAAGAGGTGGTTTTATTTATAAAGTTACAAATCTTAATGATAGCGGAGAAGGTAGCCTTAGAAAAGGCATCTTAAAGAAAGGGGCTAGAATTATTGTTTTTGATGTTTCTGGCACTATTGAACTTCAATCTAAATTAGACATTAACAAAGGCGATTTAACTATATTAGGGCAAACTGCACCTTGTGGAGGAATTACACTAAAAGGCTACCCAGTGACTATAAAATCCAATAATGTTATCATAAGATATCTAAGATTTAGAATGGGAGATATTAACGCTATTGAAGGTGATGCTCTTGGTTGCAGAGACACCGAAAATGTAATCATAGACCACTGCTCTATTAGTTGGGGAACCGATGAAAATGCTTCCTTCTACAACAACAAAAATTTTACGTTTCAATGGAATATTGTTTCCGAAGCTCTTAACAGATCTGTACACAAAAAGGGAGCTCATGGTTATGGCGGAATTTGGGGTGGAGTGAACACTTCGTTTCATCATAATCTTATCGCTAATAACAATAGTAGAAACCCAAGATTTAGCGGCTCTAAAACCACAGAAAATTCAGAAAATGAATTTGTAGATTTCAGAAATAATGTAATTTATAATTGGGGTGAAAATAACATTTATGGTGGTGAAAAAGGAACATACAATATTGTAAACAACTATTTTAAATCAGGTCCTGCCACGACTTCTTCTAAATTAGACAGAATCGTAAGCCCTTCTGAACCTTACGGAAAATTCTATGTTGATGGAAATTATGTTTATAATTATGAAGATATCACTGAGAATAATTGGGATGGTGGTGTACAATGTAATAACCCTGAACTTGCTAAACTAGAAACTTCAATAGATATAAGCAACAACATTTCTACTTCCAATGCTGAAACTGCTTTCAACAAAGTACTTAAAAGTTCTGGAGCTAGTTATTCTAGAGATAAGGTTGACAAACGACTTGTAAAAAATGTAAAGAAAGGAAAAGTAAGTTATAAAGATGGTATCATAGACTCCCAAAATAATGTTGGTAGTTGGCCAAAAATAAAGTCTAAGGAAGCTTTAAAAGATTCTGATGGAGATGGTATACCAGACAAATGGGAGCGAAAGCTTAAATTAAATAAAAACAAAGAGGACGCTCATTTAAACACCTTGAATGAGAACTATTCTAATATTGAAGTTTATGCTAATATGTTAGTAGATGAAATGTAA
- a CDS encoding DUF5123 domain-containing protein, whose product MKARYILKCSIVLFSLLFTFSGCDSPDEVIEELNVSREFAPVGLQAFIRNQVVVELQWDSDPYVENYVVEFSEDPSFSTIVETVNVTSDQVPVQVEMQQETFYYIRVQAISSRGLENSTYATTTAETLTEQIFYPIVPEDILATEATFRWLPNTTVTELFLVPGNITYTLSAQEIAEGVATVTGLTGETDYTVQILNGTTIRGVLTFTTGIDIGDGILVTPSDDIFQMVADANPGDVLVLDAGDYTAQVGTITLDKSLTIRGLYSFDKPLLKVSFSVVDGATDVELIDLDLTGDVATDLTDMLRYTATGNYNSLLVSGCNVHDYNRSFIAGNVTDAIVQSITVENCVVTNVLTSGGDFFDFRNSDVLNVNFSNSTFNNCAPGRDFFRIDDAGTSTQSGFTCNLTIDSCTLYACSNSSSRRILYVRFQDNDITVNNTLITDTASEGYSDQTRTDEFITFSNNNYFNAPTFYDPTVLRYDTSSSYTTTDPGFVDPLNGDFTITTQSLIDNQVGDPRWRQ is encoded by the coding sequence ATGAAAGCAAGATATATTTTAAAGTGTTCAATAGTGCTATTTTCTCTACTGTTTACATTTTCGGGATGTGACAGTCCAGATGAAGTTATTGAAGAGCTAAACGTAAGTCGTGAGTTTGCACCTGTTGGATTACAAGCATTTATTAGAAATCAAGTCGTTGTAGAGCTTCAATGGGATTCTGACCCTTATGTTGAGAACTATGTTGTAGAATTTAGTGAAGATCCGTCTTTTTCTACCATCGTAGAAACTGTTAACGTTACTTCAGATCAGGTTCCTGTTCAAGTAGAAATGCAACAAGAAACATTTTATTACATAAGAGTGCAAGCCATAAGCTCTAGAGGATTGGAAAATTCTACTTATGCTACCACAACGGCAGAGACATTAACTGAGCAGATTTTTTACCCTATTGTACCTGAGGATATTTTAGCTACCGAAGCAACTTTTAGATGGTTGCCTAATACTACCGTTACTGAATTGTTTTTGGTACCTGGTAACATTACTTACACTTTATCTGCACAAGAAATTGCAGAAGGTGTTGCTACAGTAACAGGGCTTACAGGTGAAACAGATTATACAGTACAAATACTTAATGGCACTACCATTAGAGGTGTTTTAACATTTACTACAGGTATTGATATTGGAGATGGTATTTTAGTGACGCCTTCTGATGATATATTTCAAATGGTAGCTGATGCTAATCCTGGTGATGTTTTAGTATTAGATGCTGGTGACTATACTGCACAAGTTGGTACAATTACTTTAGACAAATCTTTAACTATTAGAGGTCTTTACAGTTTTGACAAACCTTTACTGAAAGTAAGTTTTTCTGTAGTAGATGGCGCTACTGATGTTGAGCTTATAGACTTAGACCTTACTGGTGATGTCGCTACAGATTTAACAGATATGCTAAGATATACTGCTACTGGCAACTACAACTCATTATTGGTAAGTGGTTGTAATGTTCATGATTATAACAGATCGTTTATAGCAGGAAATGTTACCGATGCTATTGTACAATCAATAACAGTTGAAAACTGTGTTGTCACAAATGTCTTAACAAGTGGTGGTGATTTCTTTGACTTCAGAAACTCTGATGTACTAAATGTTAATTTTAGCAACAGTACATTCAACAATTGTGCGCCAGGAAGAGATTTCTTTAGAATTGATGATGCTGGAACTTCTACCCAATCAGGTTTTACTTGTAATCTAACAATAGACAGTTGTACATTATACGCCTGCTCTAACTCTTCAAGTAGAAGAATTCTATATGTAAGATTCCAAGACAATGATATTACGGTAAACAATACTTTAATTACAGATACGGCATCTGAAGGCTACTCAGACCAAACAAGAACAGATGAGTTCATTACATTTAGTAATAATAACTACTTTAATGCACCTACGTTCTATGACCCTACAGTACTTAGATACGATACATCATCGAGTTACACAACCACAGATCCTGGTTTTGTTGATCCTCTTAATGGTGATTTTACAATTACAACTCAATCATTAATTGATAATCAAGTTGGTGATCCACGTTGGAGACAATAA
- a CDS encoding RagB/SusD family nutrient uptake outer membrane protein gives MKKTIFLTLLILAGIFNSCQEFDKDFLDAPAPSSGDESVIFSTPDLARGAVDGILERMGQTNSYRGRYIPFYGFNTDTEWNYSSDEVGSSQGELMIYDATPTNTQMNRDNNVWAMMYAGIERANLCIRGLRTYGNPEPGTALGQLLGEALTYRAIYYADLLKTWGDVPARFEPISAETLYLPKTSRDVIYKQIIADLGEAEDLVGWPNENSTTSTVERANKAFVKAFRARLALAASGFQQYPDGIRRSNDPDLSVQNMYTLAFNEATDVIGSGKANLEPSFETLWRNYNEESVIAGNESLWEIPFAAGRGRVLFSFAVRHRGVDQYTGQARGGIAGPLPTVFYDFDEDDTRRDVTCVPYQWGNPTDGFAQQELVGLDTWYFGKYRYEWMNRYVTSTNDDGVNKIYMRYAEVLLIAAETANELQGPGAAAPYLKELRRRAFPSELHAEKVDAYVDGLSSSADMFEAIVNEHKYEFTGEMERKMNLIRWNLLGANLDEAKVKMFNLKNRMGEYADVPTTLYYKYEEDGETLDIYGLNRNETTNPGPDYAEQDWTALEDDMINSIYKLGVNPDDRQFWPIWQVFLDASNGQLVNDYGY, from the coding sequence ATGAAAAAAACAATATTTCTAACATTACTCATTCTAGCGGGAATATTTAATTCCTGTCAAGAATTTGACAAAGACTTTTTAGATGCACCTGCACCATCATCTGGAGATGAATCGGTTATCTTCTCTACACCAGATTTAGCAAGAGGTGCTGTAGATGGCATACTAGAACGTATGGGACAAACTAATTCCTACAGAGGTCGTTATATTCCTTTTTATGGTTTTAATACAGATACAGAATGGAATTACAGTTCTGATGAAGTAGGTAGCTCTCAAGGAGAATTAATGATATACGATGCGACTCCTACAAATACTCAAATGAACAGAGACAATAACGTTTGGGCAATGATGTACGCAGGTATAGAACGTGCAAACTTATGTATCAGAGGTCTAAGAACGTATGGAAACCCAGAGCCAGGTACAGCTCTTGGTCAATTACTAGGCGAGGCATTAACTTACAGAGCAATATATTATGCAGATTTATTAAAAACTTGGGGAGATGTTCCTGCTCGTTTTGAACCTATTTCTGCAGAAACATTATACTTACCTAAAACAAGCAGAGATGTTATCTATAAACAAATTATTGCTGATTTAGGTGAGGCTGAAGACTTAGTAGGATGGCCAAATGAAAACTCTACAACAAGTACAGTAGAGAGAGCAAACAAAGCATTTGTTAAAGCTTTCAGAGCAAGATTAGCTCTAGCTGCTTCAGGTTTTCAACAATATCCTGATGGCATAAGAAGAAGTAATGATCCTGATCTTTCTGTGCAAAATATGTACACATTAGCTTTTAATGAAGCTACAGATGTTATTGGAAGCGGTAAGGCGAATTTAGAACCTTCTTTTGAAACATTATGGAGAAATTACAATGAAGAATCTGTGATAGCAGGTAATGAATCGCTTTGGGAGATTCCTTTCGCAGCTGGTCGTGGTAGAGTACTATTTTCTTTTGCTGTTAGACACCGAGGAGTAGACCAATATACAGGCCAAGCTAGAGGTGGAATCGCAGGACCATTACCAACCGTATTTTACGATTTTGATGAAGATGATACTCGTAGAGATGTTACTTGTGTACCTTATCAATGGGGAAATCCAACTGACGGTTTTGCACAACAAGAATTAGTAGGACTAGATACTTGGTATTTTGGAAAATACAGATATGAGTGGATGAATCGCTATGTGACGTCTACTAATGATGATGGTGTAAACAAAATTTACATGCGCTATGCAGAAGTATTATTGATTGCAGCTGAAACTGCTAATGAATTACAAGGACCTGGTGCTGCTGCACCATATTTAAAAGAATTGAGAAGACGTGCATTCCCTTCTGAATTACATGCAGAAAAAGTAGATGCATACGTTGATGGTTTATCAAGCTCTGCAGATATGTTTGAAGCTATAGTAAATGAACACAAATACGAGTTTACTGGCGAAATGGAACGTAAAATGAACTTAATTCGTTGGAACTTACTTGGTGCTAATTTAGATGAAGCTAAAGTAAAAATGTTTAACCTTAAAAATAGAATGGGTGAATACGCAGACGTACCAACTACTCTTTATTACAAATATGAAGAGGATGGAGAAACGCTAGATATCTATGGTTTAAACAGAAATGAAACTACAAACCCAGGACCTGATTACGCTGAGCAAGATTGGACTGCTTTAGAAGACGACATGATTAACTCTATATATAAGCTAGGCGTAAATCCTGATGACAGACAATTTTGGCCTATATGGCAAGTCTTTTTAGATGCAAGTAACGGTCAATTAGTTAACGATTACGGCTATTAA